From a region of the Globicephala melas chromosome 19, mGloMel1.2, whole genome shotgun sequence genome:
- the LOC115857014 gene encoding SNRPN upstream reading frame protein-like — protein sequence MERARAHLHLRWTVEQHVPEVEVQVKHRRIASLSNQECHLYPRPSQQQQQQQVPVVDFHAELRQAFLAEIPRGC from the coding sequence ATGGAGCGGGCCAGGGCCCATTTACACCTGAGGTGGACTGTTGAACAGCACGTACCAGAGGTAGAAGTCCAAGTTAAACATAGAAGGATAGCCTCACTGAGCAACCAGGAGTGTCACCTGTACCCGAGGCCatctcagcagcagcagcagcagcaagtcCCTGTGGTGGATTTCCATGCAGAACTGAGACAGGCGTTCTTAGCTGAGATACCGAGAGGTTGTTAA